One Mycobacterium paraseoulense genomic window, GTGAGGGACGGAACCCGATCCGGTGAACCGCGCCGTCGGACTCACGCCCGACCATGGCGCCCAGCGGCAGCTTGGAAATCCCGGTGGCCTGCGACGGCGTGGGCGCCGCACTCCACCCGGCCGGCGCGCCGTTGGCGTCGAGGGCGGCGGGCACCGGCGTCACCGCCGACGCGGCGTTGGCCCAGCCCGGCGGGACCGACAACGTCCCCAGCGAGGCTCCTTGACCCACGCTTGCCGAGGCGCCCTCGCCCAAACCTCCCAGCGACCCGACATTTCCCAGACCGACACCGCCCAGGGCTTCCGGGCCTTCGAAACCGGGAACGCCCTCGGCCCCCAGGATCGAACCCGCCCCCTCCAGGTCCAGCGTCACCCCATAGACGTCCATACCGATCCCCCCGCCGTCGGCCCCCAGGCCCGCCCCGTCGGCGCCCAGGCCGGCGGCATCCGAGCCCACACCGAACGCCGTGAAGACTGCTCCTTCTCCGCCGCTCAGCAACGATCCGGAGCCCGTGGCCACTCCAGACGCGGCCGCGGTACCCGCGCTGGCGGTCTTGGCAAAGCCCTTGCCGGACGCGCTGGTCAGGCTCGACAGCGCGCTGACCGGCGCGGTAGCTCCCGAGGTACCGACTGACGCCTCGGTGCCCATCGCCGCCTGCGCCAGACCCGCGTTGGGCGACGACCCGGGCGTCGACAGGCCCTGCAGGGCTTGCGGAACGGACGACATCACATGCGCCGACGTGCTCTGCACCTTGGTGGCGGCCTGGGTGCCCGTCACCTGGGCGACCCCGCCGGCCTGGCCGGCGACCCCACCAGGATTGGTCGTCTGCGGCGGCGGCGCGAAGGTGCTGAAGGTGGACGCGGTTGCCGAACTGGCGGCGTAGGTGTACATCGCGGTGGCGTCCTGGGCCCACATCTCGCTGTACTCGGCCTCGGTGGCCATGATCGCGGGGGTGTTCTGGCCCAGGACGTTGGTCGCGATCAACGCCATAAGGCGAGCGCGATTGGTCGCGATGACGGGCGGCGGCACCGTCATCGCGTACGCCGCTTCGTAGGCCGCCGCCGCGGCGGTCGCCTGCATCGCCGACTGCTCGCACAGCGCCGCGGTCGCCTGC contains:
- a CDS encoding PPE family protein, SVP subgroup gives rise to the protein MDFGALPPEVNSGRMYVGPGPATLLAAGAGWDSLALELHSAAAGYDSVITTLTGEWLGPTSTAMAAAVTPYIVWLQATAALCEQSAMQATAAAAAYEAAYAMTVPPPVIATNRARLMALIATNVLGQNTPAIMATEAEYSEMWAQDATAMYTYAASSATASTFSTFAPPPQTTNPGGVAGQAGGVAQVTGTQAATKVQSTSAHVMSSVPQALQGLSTPGSSPNAGLAQAAMGTEASVGTSGATAPVSALSSLTSASGKGFAKTASAGTAAASGVATGSGSLLSGGEGAVFTAFGVGSDAAGLGADGAGLGADGGGIGMDVYGVTLDLEGAGSILGAEGVPGFEGPEALGGVGLGNVGSLGGLGEGASASVGQGASLGTLSVPPGWANAASAVTPVPAALDANGAPAGWSAAPTPSQATGISKLPLGAMVGRESDGAVHRIGFRPSLIPRSPVAG